Proteins encoded in a region of the Stieleria neptunia genome:
- a CDS encoding tyrosine-type recombinase/integrase, with translation MSHKKRTCKLTKRLAEDMMIRNMAEATIDAYTYHVRKFADFIQKPLDQATVEDVRTFQLHLIRERKLAYGSFNQAVCALRFYYRYTQPMPWPVTMVPFGKRPKKLPTVLGRQEVDQLIQCTANLKHRTFLMTLYSGGLRFAEAANLRIHDIDSKRMMIRVANGKGKKERLIPLSPRLLKELRIYWLKYKPTDLLFPGKIPGKPYADTTIRKAMKDAGEKAGIKRRIYPHVLRHSYATGLLEAGVDLLTISKLLGHASFITTMVYLHCRREHLHSAPSPLDWLPVKQLPTYTPPTENGEQDDSGKKS, from the coding sequence ATGTCACACAAAAAACGAACCTGCAAACTCACCAAGCGGCTCGCCGAAGACATGATGATCCGCAACATGGCCGAAGCCACCATCGACGCCTACACCTATCACGTGCGAAAGTTTGCCGACTTTATCCAAAAACCGCTCGACCAGGCAACCGTCGAAGACGTTAGAACCTTCCAGCTCCATCTGATCCGAGAACGAAAGCTTGCATACGGATCGTTCAACCAGGCCGTTTGTGCTTTACGGTTTTACTATCGCTACACCCAGCCCATGCCCTGGCCGGTCACGATGGTTCCCTTCGGCAAACGGCCCAAGAAGCTGCCTACCGTGCTCGGCCGACAAGAAGTCGACCAGCTGATTCAATGCACGGCCAATCTGAAACACCGAACCTTTCTGATGACGCTCTACTCCGGAGGGCTGCGGTTCGCCGAAGCGGCCAACTTGAGGATCCACGACATCGACTCCAAACGGATGATGATTCGAGTCGCCAATGGGAAGGGCAAAAAGGAACGCTTGATCCCTCTCTCACCGAGGCTCTTGAAAGAGCTCAGGATCTACTGGCTCAAGTACAAGCCGACCGACTTGTTGTTCCCGGGAAAGATTCCGGGAAAACCCTACGCCGACACCACGATTCGCAAAGCGATGAAGGATGCAGGGGAGAAGGCGGGGATCAAACGCAGGATTTATCCTCATGTCCTGAGACACTCCTACGCGACGGGACTGCTGGAAGCTGGCGTGGACCTGTTGACGATCAGCAAGCTCCTTGGTCACGCGAGCTTCATCACGACGATGGTCTATCTGCATTGCCGCCGGGAGCACCTGCACAGTGCCCCGAGTCCACTGGACTGGTTGCCGGTCAAGCAACTTCCGACTTACACGCCGCCGACGGAGAACGGCGAACAGGACGATTCAGGCAAGAAAAGCTAA
- a CDS encoding IS91 family transposase: protein MRRGAERYVNEHRDGGASMTVQSVLAKTSLCRTSALGGRWYQCDDCDRLTKRHNSCGDRHCPQCSGGKRQNFSDRASKLILDGVNYYQVVFTLPEVVSTMALANRQEIAELLFHSAWKSLKKTVETEQQYELAALMVLHTWNQKLDAHWHVHALVPGAGPSLSDGGWIKARAPQVDGYEDDRQYLVDAINLRRSFRKIAVAHLQRLRKNDKLKLDGSLAYLQGDEAWEEMIDQLESKEWVSYIEPPPTESSRGEHVVRYLTRYLTGGPISDYRIIAADDHEVTFWAREGRTTGGESLQVPFTLSTSEFIRRWCLHILPKELTKTRQFGGWSNTKAEEYLAKCRASLTDADRSQAGTLDLLSDEVDSVEAEPESTLCCEHCGSESLRLTHEYEKRPWSEIFRRDSKDSPLWYRESQEKDDIRFWDGAMGEGFSEWYAWYLKSGIESARERTAPETAPESNARAGTRQLQLF, encoded by the coding sequence ATTCGTCGCGGTGCTGAACGTTACGTCAACGAGCACCGCGACGGGGGAGCCAGCATGACGGTCCAAAGCGTGTTGGCCAAGACCAGCCTCTGCCGTACTTCGGCACTCGGTGGTCGTTGGTATCAGTGTGATGATTGTGATCGCCTGACGAAACGACACAACTCCTGTGGCGATCGGCACTGTCCGCAATGTAGTGGCGGAAAACGCCAGAACTTCTCCGATAGAGCTTCGAAACTGATCCTCGACGGTGTGAACTACTACCAAGTCGTCTTCACGTTGCCGGAGGTGGTCTCGACGATGGCACTGGCGAATCGTCAAGAGATCGCGGAGTTGCTGTTCCACTCTGCTTGGAAGTCTCTCAAAAAGACGGTTGAAACAGAACAGCAATATGAGCTCGCTGCGCTGATGGTGCTTCACACCTGGAACCAGAAGCTGGATGCTCATTGGCATGTTCACGCATTGGTTCCGGGGGCGGGGCCCAGTTTAAGCGATGGAGGTTGGATTAAAGCCAGGGCGCCGCAAGTCGACGGCTATGAAGATGACCGCCAGTACCTCGTCGATGCGATCAATCTTCGAAGATCGTTTCGGAAGATCGCGGTGGCTCACCTACAGCGTCTTCGTAAGAACGACAAATTGAAACTCGACGGCTCGCTGGCGTATCTGCAAGGTGACGAAGCCTGGGAGGAGATGATCGATCAGCTCGAATCAAAGGAATGGGTCAGCTACATCGAACCCCCTCCGACCGAAAGCAGTCGCGGCGAGCACGTGGTTCGTTACTTAACGCGTTATCTGACCGGTGGGCCGATCAGTGACTACCGCATCATCGCCGCGGACGACCACGAGGTCACATTTTGGGCCCGCGAAGGCCGCACCACCGGTGGTGAATCGCTTCAAGTTCCGTTCACTCTCTCGACATCGGAGTTCATCCGTCGCTGGTGCCTGCACATTCTGCCAAAAGAGTTGACCAAAACACGTCAGTTTGGAGGCTGGTCGAATACAAAAGCTGAAGAATATCTCGCGAAGTGCCGAGCGTCACTCACCGATGCCGACCGATCGCAGGCGGGGACTCTCGACTTGCTCTCTGATGAAGTCGACTCGGTCGAGGCCGAGCCCGAATCGACGTTGTGCTGTGAGCACTGTGGCAGCGAATCGCTTCGTCTGACGCACGAGTATGAGAAGCGACCGTGGAGCGAAATCTTCCGGCGGGACTCGAAAGATAGCCCACTTTGGTACCGCGAGAGTCAAGAAAAAGATGACATTCGCTTTTGGGACGGGGCAATGGGTGAGGGCTTTTCGGAATGGTACGCGTGGTATCTGAAAAGTGGCATTGAAAGTGCAAGGGAGCGGACGGCCCCCGAAACCGCACCCGAATCAAACGCCAGAGCTGGCACGCGGCAACTGCAGCTATTCTAA